From a single Oceanobacillus kimchii X50 genomic region:
- a CDS encoding TetR/AcrR family transcriptional regulator produces the protein MKNKLTNRDKQAQETKRKLIKSAHHVYLQNGFEKTTISQIIKNAGVGYGTAYVYFKNKHELFITVMEEVMQDFFKVANQEFRPATPEEACSRIKNQVRDYMSLAIKHRPIMKVVKDAIGSSEEIESEWGNIRNEFIQGITTDIKHSQDKQLVNTAFNPFITAKNWYYMNEMFMWELVDADNNENLELIVHQLSLFYTSALYGVSDS, from the coding sequence ATGAAAAATAAATTGACCAATCGAGATAAGCAAGCGCAGGAGACAAAAAGAAAACTAATTAAATCTGCCCATCATGTCTATTTACAAAATGGTTTTGAAAAAACGACTATTTCTCAGATTATAAAAAATGCTGGTGTTGGATATGGAACAGCATATGTATATTTTAAAAATAAACATGAACTATTTATTACTGTTATGGAAGAAGTCATGCAGGATTTTTTCAAAGTAGCCAATCAGGAATTTCGCCCTGCTACACCTGAAGAAGCATGTTCACGGATAAAAAATCAGGTGAGAGATTATATGTCTTTAGCAATTAAACATAGACCGATTATGAAAGTTGTGAAAGATGCGATCGGCTCTAGTGAGGAGATTGAATCAGAATGGGGAAATATACGAAATGAATTCATTCAAGGTATTACTACCGATATTAAACATTCCCAGGATAAGCAGCTGGTCAATACGGCCTTTAATCCCTTCATTACTGCAAAAAACTGGTATTACATGAATGAGATGTTTATGTGGGAATTGGTTGACGCAGATAACAATGAAAATCTGGAACTTATTGTCCATCAGTTATCACTCTTCTATACCAGCGCATTGTATGGGGTTAGTGACAGCTGA
- a CDS encoding heptaprenylglyceryl phosphate synthase codes for MKNINEWHHIFKLDPAKEISDEHLDQICESGTDAIIVGGTDNVTIDGVLDLLSRIRRSHMVPVVLEVSEEETLTPGFDYYFVPMVLNSKEKKYMMDIQHKAIKEFIDMMEFAEVYFEGYCILNEDAKAFQYTNCVMPDLDDVKAYAYMAEKVFHLPFFYVEYSGTYGDPTLVKEVKEELQNTQLLYGGGIETSTQAKEMKKYADTIIVGNSIYTNIKEALKTVEAVKGN; via the coding sequence TTGAAAAATATAAATGAGTGGCATCATATTTTTAAATTAGATCCTGCGAAAGAAATATCCGATGAACATCTAGATCAAATTTGTGAGTCTGGGACAGATGCTATTATTGTTGGTGGAACAGATAATGTCACCATAGATGGTGTACTAGATTTGTTATCTAGGATACGTCGAAGTCATATGGTTCCCGTTGTATTAGAAGTGTCAGAAGAAGAAACGTTAACTCCAGGATTTGATTATTATTTTGTTCCAATGGTATTGAATTCAAAAGAAAAAAAATACATGATGGATATTCAACATAAGGCAATTAAAGAATTTATCGACATGATGGAATTTGCTGAAGTATACTTTGAGGGATACTGTATTTTAAATGAAGATGCGAAGGCGTTTCAATATACGAATTGTGTAATGCCTGATCTTGATGATGTAAAAGCATATGCGTATATGGCAGAAAAGGTATTTCATTTACCATTTTTTTATGTAGAATATAGTGGTACGTATGGAGATCCTACTTTAGTAAAAGAAGTAAAAGAAGAGCTTCAAAATACTCAACTTCTATACGGTGGAGGAATCGAAACATCAACACAAGCGAAAGAAATGAAAAAATATGCTGATACAATTATTGTAGGAAATAGTATTTATACCAATATAAAGGAAGCATTAAAAACAGTAGAGGCAGTAAAAGGGAATTAA